A window of Paenibacillus phoenicis genomic DNA:
AAAGAGAAGGATGGAACTATAGATCCAACCGCGTTCTTAACGCCGTAATATGAGCAAGATGATGATTCCCGTGCCAAGCGTAGTTTCCGAGGTTGTAGGCCAAGCTCGTCGTTTTCCCCGATTCGGGATGGTGGAACGAACGCTCAAAATCTTCCTCGCTCAGCGATCTCAACAGGTGGGTCCAGCGACGATGCAGCGCTTCCAACAGAAGCAGTGAAGCTTCGATGTCTCCCTCGTAGTCGGACAGCTTCGCCCAACGGTCTTCGTGATAAGGCCGAATCGTTGGGGTCTCTTCAGTCAGCGCCAGTTTAAACCGGGTGTAGGCATTGATATGGCTGTCAGCCAGATGGTGCACAACCTGCCGCAGCGTCCAGCCGCCCTCGCGGTAGGGAAGGTTCAGCTGATCTTCACTTAATCCGGCCACCGCCTGCCTTAATCGCGTCGGCAGCGTCTCGATTTCACGTATCCATTGCTCCCGCTGTGCCGCCGTAATCTCGCCTGTGAAGGCATACTCGCCTATTGGATATCTAGGGTCCATGTCTGGTTCGCCTCCTGATCAGGAATTAAACTGCCACTTTCACTTTCTTATTGATTCATTTATACCTGATCAAGCTGACATTGTCGATAACCTATTCCATACGATTGAAGCTTAGGACTTGTCCTTTGGGCTATTCTCTGCTACGATTTTGGCGCAGGTTAAACTATGTTTAAATGTCGAGGAGGGGACGAAAATGGAACATTCTAAAGAATCCGGCATTCTGCCGTTGCCGCTCAACCTGAAGTTGCAAAATGGGAACCAGATGGCTGTCCATGCGGCGTTATTATGGGGTACCGATCATCTCGTCCTCGTTGACACCGGGGTTCCCGGGCAATTGGATGTGATCCGCGAAGGGTTGGAGCAAGCAGGATTCTCCTTGGATCAGCTGACCCATGTGATCATTACACATCAAGACCGCGACCATATCGGCAGCCTGCCGGAGCTGATCCGGGCGAAGGAAGGGAAGTTGGAAGTGTTGGCCCACGAGGAGGGGATTCCGTATCTGGCTGGTGAAATCCCGCTGATTAAGGGCGGTGCTTACGCCGAGTCGGTGAAAGTCAATACGGCGCTTCACGACGGGGACGATTTGCCATTTGGCGGAGGATTACGAGTCGTGTACACCCCAGGACACACGCCTGACCATATTAGCTTGTATCATCCTTCCAGTAAAACGTTAATCAGCGGAGACGCAGTCGTCTCTAGCGAGGGCCAGGTACAGCCGCCCGTACCGAATTTCACGCAGGATTACCCCCAGGCCCTGAGATCGGTCAAGAAATTGGCTGCCTTGGATGTGGAAACCGTGATCACCTATCATGGCGGCGTATGTACCGGGGCGGTTCAAGAACGGCTGAAGGAGATTGCGGCAGGCGTAAAATAAACCGTTCGCGGCAACAGAACCGCTAGATATCCCCTACCGGAATTAAGCCGGTTAACCAGTTTATTTCGCTGTCTTCCATAAAACGCGACGGCCAGCTTCGGTCGTCCTCGCCCCAATCGGCAAACGTGCGGACCGAATGGTAAAAAGCTTCGATCCGCTCGGCCGTTGGCTCTTGCAGCATTTGTTCGATCAAATACAGGATTCTCCGGTCGAACCGGGGCTGTACATTTCTGTTCTCCTCTTCTTTTATCTGCATCCTTCCAGTGGATTTAAGCCAGCACTCGGTCCCCCCGTGTATTTGGGCGGGATATAACAAGGAATTCCACCGAATCAGCGGATCGGTTCATGGCCTGATGCGGCATATTCGGCGGGATCTCAAGCCCTTCATGCGGATGAAGCTCGTATTGGATTCCGTCCAATTCGAGATGCAGACAACCGGACAGGAC
This region includes:
- a CDS encoding MBL fold metallo-hydrolase, with protein sequence MEHSKESGILPLPLNLKLQNGNQMAVHAALLWGTDHLVLVDTGVPGQLDVIREGLEQAGFSLDQLTHVIITHQDRDHIGSLPELIRAKEGKLEVLAHEEGIPYLAGEIPLIKGGAYAESVKVNTALHDGDDLPFGGGLRVVYTPGHTPDHISLYHPSSKTLISGDAVVSSEGQVQPPVPNFTQDYPQALRSVKKLAALDVETVITYHGGVCTGAVQERLKEIAAGVK
- a CDS encoding cupin domain-containing protein; translation: MISKQNAEHYVWGGNCDGWRLVDREECSIIHEKMPPDSQEVRHFHEKAEQFFFVLSGCLHLELDGIQYELHPHEGLEIPPNMPHQAMNRSADSVEFLVISRPNTRGDRVLA
- a CDS encoding YfiT family bacillithiol transferase — its product is MDPRYPIGEYAFTGEITAAQREQWIREIETLPTRLRQAVAGLSEDQLNLPYREGGWTLRQVVHHLADSHINAYTRFKLALTEETPTIRPYHEDRWAKLSDYEGDIEASLLLLEALHRRWTHLLRSLSEEDFERSFHHPESGKTTSLAYNLGNYAWHGNHHLAHITALRTRLDL